In Candidatus Contubernalis alkalaceticus, the following proteins share a genomic window:
- a CDS encoding methyl-accepting chemotaxis protein codes for MFKKMSLKIKLISLFLLVGLVPVIAISVISYNSASANIQEEIEAANYMYAGLVQEQLDTYFNDVKNNAVVLAATRDVYQSMNILSEVEWDTQDPRWLERVEILDDISSAVLAEMGYALFYLTDPTGRVVYTTNTDNNFLGADLSDRQYVQDGLAGRVAWSDLFYSNVALDNIMTAVSPVRSDGQSGSIIGTFNISVNAQGIDQLVHNGLENLGSTADAYLVDSNGLLHSNLRHGELSQGAVLQQTVTTWPAQVLSAPISSGSLDFSAQGEYVNTMGNAVLGTVEVLELGDMPMGLVVMIDQAEAFAGVDILRNLMVMVAVISALMVAVLGYFIALSIANPIQKITKIANQVAQGDFTVQTEMNRKDEIGQLANAFNTMNSNLSQLIRQAVETAQGVKDSSEGLSSAAESTSATLEQVAATTNQFAGNSQELSTGAQEMADISREVSESAAEGAEAIKNAVTQMKDINDMVEGLRSIIEGLDNRSSEIGNIVSMITAVADQTNLLALNAAIEAARAGEQGRGFAVVAEEVRKLAEQTGKAAVDITALIKETQEETGRAVESMDKGVEKVREGSDVIMSNSETFNQIVGEVQRIVEKITEVTVAAEQISSGSQEIAASTEEQSSSMEEITATAEDLRNSADELYKSMERFKYDQA; via the coding sequence ATGTTTAAAAAAATGAGCCTTAAAATTAAATTAATCTCTTTATTTTTATTGGTCGGGTTAGTACCGGTTATTGCAATCAGTGTAATTTCTTACAACAGCGCCAGTGCAAACATTCAGGAGGAAATTGAAGCAGCCAATTACATGTACGCCGGCCTGGTACAAGAACAGTTAGACACCTATTTTAACGATGTAAAAAATAACGCTGTGGTGCTGGCTGCCACCCGAGATGTATACCAGAGCATGAATATTTTAAGTGAAGTGGAATGGGACACCCAGGACCCCCGTTGGCTTGAAAGGGTAGAGATTTTAGATGATATAAGCAGCGCGGTTTTGGCAGAGATGGGTTATGCCTTGTTTTATTTAACAGACCCCACCGGAAGAGTGGTATATACCACCAACACCGATAACAATTTTTTGGGGGCTGATTTATCCGATCGGCAGTATGTTCAAGATGGCCTGGCCGGCCGTGTAGCCTGGTCTGACCTGTTTTATTCCAACGTCGCTCTAGATAACATTATGACCGCCGTATCTCCCGTCAGAAGCGATGGTCAATCGGGAAGCATAATTGGTACATTTAACATTTCTGTAAATGCTCAAGGAATTGACCAGTTAGTTCATAACGGACTTGAGAATCTGGGGTCAACAGCGGATGCTTACCTTGTGGATTCTAACGGTCTGCTGCACAGCAACCTCAGGCATGGGGAATTATCCCAGGGAGCCGTGCTGCAGCAGACTGTTACTACCTGGCCTGCACAGGTATTGTCAGCACCCATCAGTTCCGGAAGCCTGGATTTCAGTGCCCAAGGTGAATATGTAAACACCATGGGTAATGCAGTTTTGGGAACTGTAGAGGTTCTAGAACTAGGGGACATGCCCATGGGCCTAGTCGTAATGATTGACCAGGCGGAAGCCTTTGCCGGGGTTGATATATTACGTAACTTAATGGTAATGGTTGCTGTCATCTCTGCCTTAATGGTGGCTGTTTTAGGGTATTTCATAGCTCTCAGCATTGCCAATCCCATTCAAAAAATTACTAAGATTGCCAATCAAGTAGCCCAAGGGGACTTCACCGTGCAGACCGAAATGAACCGTAAAGACGAAATCGGTCAGCTGGCCAATGCCTTTAATACCATGAATTCAAATCTATCCCAGTTGATACGGCAGGCAGTCGAAACAGCACAGGGAGTAAAGGATTCCAGCGAGGGATTATCTTCTGCCGCTGAGTCCACCAGCGCAACCTTAGAGCAGGTGGCCGCTACCACAAACCAGTTCGCCGGCAACAGCCAGGAGCTCAGCACCGGTGCTCAGGAGATGGCTGACATATCTAGAGAGGTGTCAGAGAGCGCCGCAGAAGGTGCCGAAGCTATAAAAAATGCTGTAACTCAAATGAAGGATATTAATGACATGGTGGAGGGCCTGCGGAGTATTATCGAAGGCCTGGACAACCGTTCCTCAGAAATCGGAAATATAGTCAGCATGATTACCGCCGTAGCAGACCAGACCAACCTTTTGGCCTTGAATGCTGCCATAGAAGCCGCCCGGGCCGGAGAACAGGGCCGGGGTTTTGCGGTGGTAGCGGAAGAAGTTCGTAAGCTGGCAGAGCAGACAGGAAAAGCTGCCGTAGACATCACCGCATTAATCAAGGAAACCCAGGAGGAGACAGGCCGTGCGGTAGAAAGCATGGACAAAGGGGTAGAAAAAGTCCGGGAAGGTTCCGATGTCATCATGTCCAACAGTGAAACCTTCAACCAAATCGTGGGAGAAGTACAGAGAATCGTAGAAAAAATTACTGAAGTTACTGTGGCAGCGGAGCAGATTAGTTCCGGAAGCCAGGAGATTGCAGCCTCTACAGAGGAACAGTCCTCTTCCATGGAAGAGATTACTGCAACCGCAGAAGATTTACGGAATTCTGCCGATGAGCTTTATAAATCCATGGAACGTTTTAAATATGACCAGGCGTAA
- a CDS encoding methyl-accepting chemotaxis protein: MFKKMSLKTKLISLFLLVGLVPVIAISVISYISASANIQEEIEAASHMYAGLVEEQLNTYFDDIKNNAVVLAATRDVYQSMNILSEVEWDTQDPRWLERVEILDDISSAVLAEMGYALFYLTDPTGRVVYTTNTDNNFLGADLSQRQYVQDGLAGRVAWSDLFYSNIALDTIMTAVSPVRSNSQSGSIIGTFNVSVNAQGIDQLVHTGLENLGTTADAYLVDANGLLHSNLRHGELSQGAVLQQTVTTWPAQVLSAPISSGSLDFSAQGEYVNTMGNAVLGTVEVVELGDMPMGLVVMIDQAEAFAGVTVLRNLMVMVAVIAVLIVAVLGYFIALSIANPIQKITKVANQVAQGDFTVQTEMNRKDEIGQLANAFNTMNSSLSQLIRQAVETALGVKDSSEGLSSAAESTSATLEQVAATTNQFAGNSQELSIGAQEMADISREVSESASEGAEAIKNAVTQMKDINDMVEGLRSIIEGLDNRSSEIGNIVSMITAVADQTNLLALNAAIEAARAGEQGRGFAVVAEEVRKLAEQTGKAAVDITALIKETQEETGRAVESMDKGVEKVREGSDVIMSNSETFNQIVGEVQRIVEKINEVTSAAEQISSGSQEIAASTEEQSSSMEEITATAEDLRNSADELYKSMERFKYDQAEA; encoded by the coding sequence ATGTTTAAAAAAATGAGCCTTAAAACTAAATTAATCTCTTTATTTTTATTGGTCGGGTTAGTACCGGTTATTGCAATCAGTGTGATTTCATACATCAGCGCCAGTGCAAACATTCAGGAGGAAATTGAAGCAGCCAGTCATATGTACGCAGGCCTGGTAGAAGAACAGTTAAACACCTATTTTGATGATATAAAAAATAACGCTGTGGTGCTGGCTGCCACCCGAGATGTATACCAGAGCATGAATATTTTAAGCGAAGTGGAATGGGACACCCAGGACCCCCGTTGGCTTGAAAGGGTAGAGATTTTAGATGATATAAGCAGCGCGGTTTTGGCAGAGATGGGCTATGCTTTGTTTTATTTAACAGACCCCACCGGAAGAGTGGTATATACCACCAACACCGATAACAATTTTTTGGGGGCTGATTTATCCCAACGGCAGTATGTTCAAGATGGCCTGGCCGGCCGTGTGGCCTGGTCTGACCTGTTTTATTCCAACATTGCTCTTGATACGATCATGACCGCCGTATCTCCCGTCAGAAGCAATAGTCAATCCGGAAGCATAATTGGTACATTTAACGTTTCTGTAAATGCTCAAGGAATTGACCAGTTAGTTCATACCGGCCTTGAGAATCTGGGAACAACGGCGGATGCTTACCTTGTGGATGCTAACGGTCTGCTGCACAGCAACCTCAGGCATGGGGAATTATCCCAGGGAGCCGTGCTGCAGCAGACTGTTACTACCTGGCCTGCACAGGTATTGTCAGCACCCATTAGTTCCGGAAGCCTGGATTTCAGTGCCCAAGGTGAATATGTAAACACCATGGGTAATGCAGTTTTAGGAACTGTAGAGGTTGTAGAACTGGGGGACATGCCCATGGGCTTAGTCGTAATGATTGACCAGGCGGAGGCCTTTGCCGGGGTTACAGTATTACGTAACTTAATGGTAATGGTTGCTGTCATCGCTGTCTTAATCGTTGCTGTTTTAGGGTACTTCATAGCTCTCAGCATCGCCAATCCCATTCAAAAAATTACTAAGGTTGCCAACCAGGTAGCCCAAGGGGACTTCACTGTGCAGACCGAAATGAACCGTAAAGACGAAATCGGCCAGCTGGCCAATGCCTTTAATACCATGAATTCAAGTCTATCCCAGTTGATACGGCAGGCAGTTGAAACAGCTCTAGGGGTAAAGGATTCCAGCGAGGGATTATCTTCTGCCGCTGAGTCCACCAGCGCAACCCTGGAGCAGGTGGCCGCTACCACAAACCAGTTCGCCGGCAACAGCCAGGAGCTCAGCATCGGTGCTCAGGAGATGGCTGACATATCCAGGGAGGTGTCAGAGAGCGCCTCAGAAGGTGCCGAAGCTATCAAAAATGCTGTAACTCAAATGAAGGATATCAATGACATGGTGGAGGGCCTCCGGAGTATCATCGAAGGCCTGGACAACCGTTCCTCAGAAATTGGAAATATTGTCAGCATGATTACCGCCGTAGCAGACCAGACCAACCTTTTAGCCCTGAACGCAGCCATAGAAGCCGCCCGGGCCGGAGAACAGGGCCGGGGTTTTGCCGTGGTAGCGGAAGAAGTTCGTAAGCTGGCAGAGCAGACAGGAAAAGCCGCCGTAGACATCACCGCCTTAATCAAGGAAACCCAGGAGGAGACCGGCCGTGCAGTAGAAAGCATGGACAAAGGGGTAGAAAAAGTGCGCGAAGGTTCTGATGTCATCATGTCCAACAGTGAAACCTTCAACCAAATCGTGGGAGAAGTACAGAGAATCGTTGAAAAAATCAATGAGGTAACTTCAGCCGCTGAACAGATTAGTTCCGGAAGCCAGGAGATTGCAGCCTCTACAGAGGAACAGTCCTCTTCCATGGAAGAGATTACTGCAACCGCAGAAGATTTACGGAATTCTGCCGATGAGCTTTATAAATCCATGGAACGTTTTAAATATGACCAGGCGGAAGCTTAA
- a CDS encoding chemotaxis protein CheW, whose protein sequence is MNTENKAGLEYKQFVVFKLREEEYAIGIYSVKEILKLLPITSLPHASDFIEGVVNIRNTVIPVIDLCRRFNLPECRTSDSRIIIVEINGHQTGLIVDAVTEVLQVADSDIQYSLSGVTGSKNFLEGIARYDDRLIILLGMENILNSSEILSLEELKAGNEILKEEMAGQ, encoded by the coding sequence ATGAACACTGAAAATAAAGCCGGTTTAGAGTATAAGCAGTTTGTAGTTTTTAAGCTGAGGGAAGAAGAATACGCCATCGGGATATATAGTGTCAAAGAAATTTTGAAACTGTTGCCCATAACCTCATTACCCCACGCCAGTGATTTTATAGAGGGAGTAGTTAATATAAGAAATACAGTAATACCGGTAATTGACCTGTGCAGACGTTTTAATTTGCCTGAATGCAGAACCAGTGACAGTAGAATTATCATCGTAGAAATAAACGGTCATCAAACAGGCCTCATAGTGGATGCAGTAACAGAAGTGCTGCAGGTTGCAGATAGTGATATACAGTACTCTCTAAGTGGGGTAACAGGCTCAAAGAACTTTTTAGAGGGAATTGCCAGGTATGATGACCGCCTGATTATTCTTCTGGGAATGGAAAACATCTTAAACTCTTCAGAAATCCTATCGTTAGAAGAATTAAAGGCCGGCAATGAAATTTTAAAAGAAGAAATGGCAGGGCAGTAA